A region of the Mycobacterium sp. NBC_00419 genome:
GGACCGCCCGGAGCGGGCAAAGGAACGCAGGCGGTCAAGCTGGCGGACAAGCTCGGAATCCCGCAGATCTCCACAGGCGACCTGTTCCGGCACAACATCAGCACCGGCACCGAGCTGGGGCTGGAAGCCAAGAAGTACCTCGACGCCGGTGACCTGGTTCCGGCCACTCTGACCAACGCCCTGGTCGACGATCGGCTCAACGATGCCGACGTGACCGGCGGGTTCATCCTCGACGGCTTTCCGCGCTCGGTCGAGCAGGCCGAGGCGCTCAAGCAGATGCTGGCCCGCCGCGACCTGGCGCTGGACGCGGTGGTCGAGTTCCGGGTTCCCGAGGCCGAACTCGTCGAACGGCTCAAGGGCCGCGGCCGCGCCGACGACACCGAAGAGGTCATCCTCAACCGGATGAAGGTCTACCGCGACGAGACGGCCCCCCTGCTGGACTACTACCAGGGCGAGCTCAAGACCGTCGACGCCGTCGGCTCTCTCGACGAGGTCTTCGCGCGGGCACTGCACGCACTCGGTCGCTGATCGTCGATGGTCTCCCTGCCCGGACTGCGTCACCGTAGAACTGTGCCCGCCCGTACGCCGGGCGAGCTGGACGCGATGGCAGCTGCGGGTGCCGTCGTGGCGGCTGCGCTGCGAACCGTTCGGGAGGCCGCCGTAGCGGGGGTCTCCACCAAGGATCTCGACGACGCCGCCGAGACGGTGATCCGCCAAGCCGGCGGAATCCCGTCGTTCCTGGGCTACCACGGCTACCCCGCGAGCATCTGTTCGTCGGTCAACGACCGCGTGGTGCACGGCATCCCCACCGCTGAGGAGAAGCTGGCCTCCGGGGATCTGGTGTCCATCGACTGCGGCGCGATCATCGACGGCTGGCACGGCGACGCGGCGATCACCTTCGGCATCGGCCCGCTGATCGCCATCGACGAGGCGCTGTCGGCGGCCACCAAGCAGTCGATGGAGGCGGGCATCGCGGCGATGATCCCCGGAAACCGCCTCACCGACGTCTCGCATGCCATCGAGAACGGCACCAGGGCCGCCGAGAAGGCGTTCGGCCGCCGGTTCGGCATCGTCGAAGGCTACGGCGGGCACGGGATCGGCCGACAGATGCACATGGATCCGTTCCTGCCCAACGAGGGCCAACCCGGCCGCGGCCCGCACCTAGTTGTGGGTTCGGTGCTGGCGATCGAACCGATGCTGACGCTGGGCACCACCAAGACCCGGGTGCTGGCCGACGAATGGACCGTCGTCACCGCCGACGGCACCCGTGCGGCCCACTGGGAGCACACCGTCGCGGTGACCGACGACGGTCCGCGCATCCTCACCGCCTAGTTCGCCGGGATCTCGCTGTTCCACGGATGAACCATATGCCGCCCGGTCTCGTGTCTGGTCTGGGAGGTCGGCGATGGACGATTCGGAAGCCGCGCTGATGCGGGTGCTCTACCGTGACCACGCGGCAGCGCTGTGGCGCTACGCGGTGCGACTCACCGGCGACCCGGTACGCGCTGAGGACGTGGTCCAGGAGACGCTGTTGCGGGCCTGGCAGCACCCGGAGGTAGTCGACGAGGCCGACCGCTCCGCGCGGGCCTGGATGTTCACCGTCGCGCGCAACATGATCATCGAC
Encoded here:
- the map gene encoding type I methionyl aminopeptidase; the encoded protein is MVSLPGLRHRRTVPARTPGELDAMAAAGAVVAAALRTVREAAVAGVSTKDLDDAAETVIRQAGGIPSFLGYHGYPASICSSVNDRVVHGIPTAEEKLASGDLVSIDCGAIIDGWHGDAAITFGIGPLIAIDEALSAATKQSMEAGIAAMIPGNRLTDVSHAIENGTRAAEKAFGRRFGIVEGYGGHGIGRQMHMDPFLPNEGQPGRGPHLVVGSVLAIEPMLTLGTTKTRVLADEWTVVTADGTRAAHWEHTVAVTDDGPRILTA
- a CDS encoding adenylate kinase, with amino-acid sequence MRIVLLGPPGAGKGTQAVKLADKLGIPQISTGDLFRHNISTGTELGLEAKKYLDAGDLVPATLTNALVDDRLNDADVTGGFILDGFPRSVEQAEALKQMLARRDLALDAVVEFRVPEAELVERLKGRGRADDTEEVILNRMKVYRDETAPLLDYYQGELKTVDAVGSLDEVFARALHALGR